The following proteins are encoded in a genomic region of Candidatus Diapherotrites archaeon:
- the nucS gene encoding endonuclease NucS, translated as MNLEAAKRRLDNALARKDLVMLVGECKVKYQGRAASNLAYGSRLLLIKGDGSFAIHQNRLLRPTNYLMSSHWSTSLEEGRLIVSATKRNPKETLIVSLKDVEMLQVHTMEDRDDDFKLVGTEKELNDQLMGSLDVLEKGLRPLKQESVLRKGLVDIMAEDTNGNLCVIELKRRQADYNSVMQLQRYVHEVRKQKNAKVRGLLVAPTIGRQALELLKGYGLEYFSYTFDVTQPRVTIDGIDTKQRTIFQALGNNGATKKI; from the coding sequence GGGAGAATGCAAGGTAAAATACCAGGGGCGGGCGGCCAGCAACCTGGCTTATGGGAGTAGGTTGTTGCTCATCAAGGGGGATGGGAGTTTTGCCATTCACCAAAACAGGTTGTTGCGTCCCACCAACTATTTGATGTCCTCTCATTGGTCAACTTCCCTGGAAGAAGGAAGATTAATCGTATCGGCCACGAAACGGAATCCCAAGGAGACCCTCATCGTCTCCCTGAAAGATGTGGAGATGCTCCAAGTGCACACCATGGAGGACCGGGATGACGATTTCAAGCTTGTGGGGACAGAGAAAGAGCTGAATGACCAGCTCATGGGGAGCTTGGATGTCCTGGAAAAAGGATTGCGCCCGCTCAAGCAGGAGAGCGTACTAAGGAAGGGGTTGGTGGATATCATGGCGGAGGATACGAATGGAAATCTCTGCGTCATTGAACTGAAACGACGGCAGGCGGACTACAATTCCGTGATGCAATTACAACGATATGTGCACGAGGTGCGCAAGCAGAAGAATGCCAAGGTCCGTGGTCTCCTCGTGGCCCCCACCATCGGACGGCAAGCCCTGGAACTCCTGAAAGGGTATGGATTGGAATACTTCTCATACACATTTGATGTTACTCAACCCCGGGTAACCATTGATGGTATCGACACCAAACAACGCACCATATTCCAGGCGCTCGGGAATAATGGGGCTACTAAAAAAATATAA
- a CDS encoding putative metal-binding motif-containing protein: MVDMARKMGIIGLLLLLATSGFALAADPPSGLDATLASMVTNGYDAIYSNRGWSSLYDLPQTRFSLDEADFYDNAADFGETGMYGLALRQLANPEYDPFGISEDVETQTKKLGANILPWIWVPDTEDFGTADGALMPNGGLAYVRPEVHGIVVTDNQCRDATLPYNEYSIPIDTVNKIPFSNLQGIAGTGIALLNAAQKDETNRDSYLRIAERMGTLILDSMITPEGETFGFHPNEIMDKYDKSIPIGMVPYQFALKTTGEDTLSCGDGGTIKLNENRKTYLALAGVFLQHLHAQTGEEKFERGANYISEAILSQLQCDGSFVDYTRWEGPGIYSYVCKPTDGSAEYEAYPSNVAVSQTQGWIIDSALILNLLRLKDDTIYVSDKEYKRSVHYFLELEETETGSGFTRNGDPIKYASYSLDIQNRAYGQVLLANVFLRASCQENDSGIESRLQTKAYQLINGANTVVPAELDYKIGSAFIGDPGLHAYALSAAADSWKIITRGCEDCRDNDGDGYIDGGCAGDIVKYDCNDNDASIHPGAEEVCDMVDNDCDGVVDNGFDFDGDGYSVCSEPADCNDDESDIYPGAPEIIDQKDNDCNLIPDDTGVQIHVTNDLNAGIGNVDILLVDYGNACINAFSDLVGSFDLIRNKCTIVKTCTTDENGSCLMSLTNSGKFQALGVVGDKGLESGPIEFSPGGRNEVSLQAKGFDDSAVDQNDSRLANNPSLLESNPYLGLGLLVVVLIILGLGGLYMHKTGRLGAKGKGNSSPSALATPKKGFSFPKITLPKIPKVKISVEPEKKGKVLGKSDGKK; the protein is encoded by the coding sequence ATGGTTGATATGGCAAGGAAAATGGGAATCATTGGCCTACTCCTTTTACTGGCTACCAGTGGGTTCGCCCTGGCCGCCGATCCCCCGAGTGGGTTGGATGCCACGCTCGCGTCGATGGTGACGAATGGATATGATGCCATTTATTCCAATCGGGGATGGTCCTCCTTGTATGACTTGCCCCAGACACGATTTTCGTTAGACGAAGCGGATTTTTATGATAATGCCGCCGACTTTGGAGAAACCGGGATGTATGGCCTTGCGCTGCGTCAATTGGCCAACCCGGAGTATGACCCATTCGGTATTTCGGAGGATGTAGAAACGCAAACTAAGAAATTGGGAGCCAATATCCTACCGTGGATTTGGGTTCCCGATACGGAAGATTTTGGGACGGCGGATGGGGCGTTAATGCCCAATGGGGGATTGGCCTATGTTCGGCCGGAGGTGCATGGCATTGTTGTCACGGACAACCAGTGCCGGGATGCCACGCTTCCCTATAATGAATATAGCATTCCTATTGACACGGTTAACAAGATCCCATTCTCCAACCTGCAAGGGATTGCGGGAACAGGGATCGCCTTACTTAATGCCGCCCAGAAGGATGAGACGAATCGAGATTCCTATTTGCGCATTGCCGAGCGCATGGGAACCCTCATTCTGGACAGCATGATTACTCCCGAAGGGGAAACATTTGGATTTCACCCCAATGAGATAATGGACAAATATGATAAAAGTATTCCCATCGGGATGGTGCCGTACCAATTCGCCCTAAAAACCACGGGGGAAGACACCCTTTCCTGTGGGGATGGGGGGACCATCAAACTCAATGAGAACCGGAAGACCTATCTGGCTTTGGCGGGGGTGTTCCTACAACACTTGCATGCCCAAACCGGGGAAGAAAAATTCGAGCGCGGCGCGAACTATATCTCGGAAGCCATCCTCTCCCAATTACAGTGCGACGGGAGCTTTGTGGATTACACCCGTTGGGAGGGGCCGGGGATCTATTCATACGTATGCAAACCCACTGATGGGAGCGCGGAATACGAAGCCTATCCTTCCAATGTGGCCGTGAGCCAGACGCAGGGATGGATAATTGATTCGGCGCTCATCCTCAACCTCTTGCGTCTGAAAGATGACACCATTTATGTGTCGGATAAAGAATACAAGCGGTCGGTGCACTATTTCTTGGAGCTTGAGGAAACCGAAACGGGATCGGGATTCACTCGAAATGGAGACCCCATCAAGTACGCGAGCTATTCATTGGACATCCAAAACAGAGCGTATGGCCAGGTGCTCTTGGCCAATGTTTTCCTCCGCGCCTCCTGCCAGGAAAACGATTCTGGTATTGAATCCCGGCTCCAGACGAAAGCCTATCAATTAATCAACGGGGCCAACACCGTTGTTCCCGCGGAATTGGATTACAAGATCGGCAGTGCCTTCATAGGAGACCCGGGGTTGCATGCGTATGCGCTCTCGGCCGCTGCGGACTCATGGAAAATAATCACGCGGGGATGTGAGGATTGCCGTGATAACGATGGCGACGGATACATTGATGGGGGGTGCGCCGGGGATATTGTGAAATACGATTGCAACGACAACGATGCCTCCATCCACCCAGGGGCAGAGGAGGTATGCGATATGGTGGACAACGATTGCGATGGCGTGGTTGATAATGGATTCGATTTTGATGGGGATGGTTATAGTGTGTGCAGCGAACCGGCGGACTGCAATGATGACGAATCGGATATTTATCCCGGGGCACCCGAAATAATCGACCAGAAGGATAATGATTGTAATCTCATCCCAGATGATACGGGGGTGCAGATCCATGTCACTAATGATTTGAACGCGGGAATAGGGAACGTGGATATTCTCCTCGTGGATTATGGGAACGCCTGCATCAATGCGTTCAGCGATTTGGTGGGGAGTTTCGACCTGATTCGAAATAAGTGCACCATCGTCAAAACCTGCACCACGGATGAAAATGGGAGCTGCCTCATGTCCCTTACTAATAGTGGAAAATTCCAAGCATTGGGGGTGGTGGGGGATAAGGGATTGGAATCCGGACCCATCGAGTTCTCCCCGGGAGGACGGAATGAGGTTTCTCTCCAGGCCAAAGGGTTTGACGATAGCGCCGTGGATCAGAATGATAGTCGGTTGGCCAACAACCCCTCTCTGCTGGAATCAAACCCCTATTTGGGATTGGGACTTCTCGTGGTGGTATTGATCATCCTCGGGCTGGGAGGACTCTATATGCACAAGACCGGGAGACTGGGTGCAAAAGGAAAAGGGAATAGTAGCCCATCGGCCTTGGCCACCCCAAAGAAAGGGTTTTCATTTCCCAAGATTACATTGCCAAAAATCCCCAAAGTAAAAATTTCAGTTGAGCCGGAAAAGAAAGGAAAAGTGTTGGGAAAATCGGATGGGAAGAAGTGA